In one Balaenoptera acutorostrata chromosome 5, mBalAcu1.1, whole genome shotgun sequence genomic region, the following are encoded:
- the WFS1 gene encoding wolframin isoform X2, producing the protein MASGARPPSPSGPQSSPLPQPQARSRLNATTSVEQEKSGAPRAPGPQVGPGPDVRDTAAPAGPQASHARSQERVDGTGPAKGDVDTPFEEVLEKAKAGDPKAQTEVGKRYLQLAGDGDEEVNNCTAVDWLTLAAKQGRREAVKLLRRCLADRKGITSENEQEVRQLSSETDLERAVRKAALVMYWKLNPKKKKQVAVSELLENVGQVNEHDGGVQPGPVPKSLQKQRRVLERLVSSESKRYIALDDFVEITKKYAKGVIPADLFLQDDDDDELAGKSPEDLPLRLKVVRYPLHVIMELKEYLIDVASRAGVHWLSTLVPTHHINALVFFFIVSNLTIDFFAFFVPLVVFYLSFTSMVICTLKVFQDSKAWESFRALTSLLLRFEPNLDVEQAEGNFGWNHLEPYVHFLLSVFFVIFSFPIASKDCIPCSELAVVSVFFTVTSYMSLSTSAEPYTRRALVTEVAAGLLSLLPTVPVDWRYLKLLGQTFFTVPVGHFIVLNISFPCLLYVYLLYLFYRMAQLRNFKGTYCYLVPYLVCFMWCELSVVILLESTGLGLVRASIGYFLFLFALPILAAGLVLMAVVRLAHWFLSLELTKIAVTVVVCSIPLLVRWWTKASFSVVEMVKSLTRSSIVKLILVWITAIVLFCWFYVYRSEGMKVYNSTLTWQQYGFLCGPRAWKETNMARTQILCSHLEGHRVTWTGRFKYVRVTEIDNSAESAINMLPLFIGDWVRCLYGEAYPSCSSGNVSTAEEELCRLKLLAKHPCHIKKFDRHKFELTVGMPYSGANGTRGPEEDDVTKDIVLRASSEFKDVLLHLRQGSVIEFSTVLEGRLGSKWPVFELKAISCLNCVAQLSPARRHVKVERDWRSTVHGAVKFAFDFFFFPFLSVA; encoded by the exons ATGGCCTCTGGTGCCCGTCCTCCGAGCCCCTCTGGCCCACAGTCTTCACCGCTGCCACAGCCCCAGGCCCGCTCACGGCTCAATGCCACCACCTCGGTGGAGCAGGAGAAGAGCGGGGCGCCCCGAGCTCCCGGACCCCAGGTTGGACCTGGACCAGATGTGAGAGACACTGCTGCCCCGGCTGGGCCCCAGGCCTCGCATGCCAGGAGCCAAGAAAGGGTGGATGGAACAG GGCCTGCGAAGGGAGATGTGGACACCCCCTTTGAAGAGGTCCTGGAGAAGGCCAAGGCTGGGGACCCCAAGGCACAGACGGAG GTGGGGAAACGCTACCTGCAGCTTGCCGGCGACGGGGATGAAGAGGTCAACAACTGCACTGCCGTCGACTGGCTGACCCTCGCCGCCAAGCAGGGCCGGCGCGAGGCCGTCAAGCTTCTCCGCCGGTGCCTGGCGGACAGAAAAG GCATCACCTCCGAGAACGAGCAGGAGGTGAGGCAACTTTCCTCCGAGACCGACCTGGAGCGGGCCGTGCGCAAGGCGGCCCTCGTCATGTACTGGAAGCTCAACCCCAAGAAGAAGAAGCAGGTGGCCGTGTCGGAGCTGCTGGAGAACGTGGGCCAGGTCAACGAGCACG ACGGAGGGGTGCAGCCTGGCCCCGTCCCCAAGTCGCTGCAGAAGCAGAGGCGGGTGCTAGAGCGCTTGGTCAGCAGCGAAT CCAAGCGCTACATAGCGCTGGACGACTTCGTGGAGATCACCAAGAAGTACGCCAAGGGCGTCATCCCCGCCGACCTGTTCCTGCAGGACGACGACGATGACGAGCTGGCAGGCAAGAGCCCCGAGGACCTGCCCCTGCGCCTGAAG GTGGTCAGGTACCCGCTACACGTCATCATGGAGCTGAAAGAGTACCTGATCGATGTAGCGTCCCGGGCGGGCGTGCACTGGCTGTCCACCCTCGTGCCTACCCACCACATCAACGCCCTGGTCTTCTTCTTCATCGTCAGCAACCTCACCATCGACTTCTTCGCCTTCTTCGTGCCCCTGGTCGTCTTCTACCTGTCCTTCACCTCCATGGTCATCTGCACCCTCAAGGTTTTCCAGGACAGCAAGGCCTGGGAGAGCTTCCGTGCCCTCACCAGCCTGCTCCTGCGATTCGAGCCCAACCTGGACGTGGAGCAGGCCGAGGGGAACTTTGGCTGGAACCACCTGGAGCCCTACGTCCACTTCCTGCTGTCTGTCTTCTTCGTCATCTTCTCCTTCCCCATCGCCAGCAAGGACTGCATCCCCTGCTCGGAGCTGGCCGTCGTGTCCGTCTTCTTCACGGTCACCAGCTACATGAGCCTGAGCACCTCGGCCGAGCCCTACACCAGGAGGGCCCTGGTGACCGAGGTGGCGGCCGGCCTGCTCTCCCTTCTGCCGACCGTGCCCGTCGACTGGCGCTACCTGAAGCTCCTGGGCCAGACCTTCTTCACAGTGCCCGTCGGCCACTTCATCGTCCTGAACATCAGCTTCCCCTGCCTGCTCTATGTATACCTGCTGTACCTCTTCTACCGCATGGCCCAGCTGAGGAACTTCAAGGGCACCTACTGCTACCTGGTCCCCTACCTGGTCTGCTTCATGTGGTGCGAGCTCTCCGTGGTCATCCTGCTCGAGTCCACCGGCCTGGGGCTGGTGCGTGCATCCATCGGctacttcctcttcctcttcgcTCTCCCCATCCTGGCGGCCGGCCTGGTGCTGATGGCTGTGGTGCGGTTGGCCCACTGGTTCTTGTCCCTGGAGCTCACCAAGATTGCGGTCACCGTGGTGGTCTGCAGCATCCCCCTGCTGGTCCGCTGGTGGACCAAGGCCAGCTTCTCCGTGGTGGAGATGGTCAAGTCCCTGACACGGAGCTCCATCGTCAAGCTTATCCTGGTGTGGATCACGGCCATCGTGCTCTTCTGCTGGTTCTACGTGTACCGCTCGGAGGGCATGAAGGTCTACAACTCCACGCTGACCTGGCAGCAGTACGGCTTCCTGTGCGGGCCGAGGGCCTGGAAGGAGACCAACATGGCCCGCACCCAGATCCTGTGCAGCCACCTGGAGGGCCACAGGGTCACGTGGACCGGCCGCTTCAAGTATGTCCGCGTGACGGAGATCGACAACAGCGCCGAGTCGGCCATCAACATGCTCCCGCTCTTCATCGGCGACTGGGTGCGCTGCCTCTACGGTGAGGCCTACCCGTCCTGCAGCTCGGGCAACGTCTCCACGGCCGAGGAGGAGCTCTGCCGCCTCAAGCTCCTGGCCAAGCACCCCTGCCACATCAAGAAGTTCGACCGGCACAAGTTCGAGCTCACCGTGGGCATGCCCTACAGTGGCGCCAACGGCACCCGCGGCCCCGAGGAGGACGACGTCACCAAGGACATCGTGCTGCGGGCCAGCAGCGAGTTCAAGGACGTGCTGCTCCACCTGCGCCAGGGCAGCGTCATCGAGTTCAGCACCGTCCTCGAGGGCCGCCTGGGCAGCAAGTGGCCCGTCTTCGAGCTCAAGGCCATCAGCTGCCTCAACTGCGTGGCGCAGCTCTCACCAGCCAGGCGGCACGTGAAGGTCGAGCGGGACTGGCGCAGCACCGTGCACGGCGCCGTGAAGTTCGCCTTCgacttcttcttcttccccttcctgtcGGTGGCTTGA
- the WFS1 gene encoding wolframin isoform X1, whose amino-acid sequence MASGARPPSPSGPQSSPLPQPQARSRLNATTSVEQEKSGAPRAPGPQVGPGPDVRDTAAPAGPQASHARSQERVDGTGPAKGDVDTPFEEVLEKAKAGDPKAQTEVGKRYLQLAGDGDEEVNNCTAVDWLTLAAKQGRREAVKLLRRCLADRKGITSENEQEVRQLSSETDLERAVRKAALVMYWKLNPKKKKQVAVSELLENVGQVNEHDGGVQPGPVPKSLQKQRRVLERLVSSESKRYIALDDFVEITKKYAKGVIPADLFLQDDDDDELAGKSPEDLPLRLKRVLQVEGPCGPRARPWLKRRVVRYPLHVIMELKEYLIDVASRAGVHWLSTLVPTHHINALVFFFIVSNLTIDFFAFFVPLVVFYLSFTSMVICTLKVFQDSKAWESFRALTSLLLRFEPNLDVEQAEGNFGWNHLEPYVHFLLSVFFVIFSFPIASKDCIPCSELAVVSVFFTVTSYMSLSTSAEPYTRRALVTEVAAGLLSLLPTVPVDWRYLKLLGQTFFTVPVGHFIVLNISFPCLLYVYLLYLFYRMAQLRNFKGTYCYLVPYLVCFMWCELSVVILLESTGLGLVRASIGYFLFLFALPILAAGLVLMAVVRLAHWFLSLELTKIAVTVVVCSIPLLVRWWTKASFSVVEMVKSLTRSSIVKLILVWITAIVLFCWFYVYRSEGMKVYNSTLTWQQYGFLCGPRAWKETNMARTQILCSHLEGHRVTWTGRFKYVRVTEIDNSAESAINMLPLFIGDWVRCLYGEAYPSCSSGNVSTAEEELCRLKLLAKHPCHIKKFDRHKFELTVGMPYSGANGTRGPEEDDVTKDIVLRASSEFKDVLLHLRQGSVIEFSTVLEGRLGSKWPVFELKAISCLNCVAQLSPARRHVKVERDWRSTVHGAVKFAFDFFFFPFLSVA is encoded by the exons ATGGCCTCTGGTGCCCGTCCTCCGAGCCCCTCTGGCCCACAGTCTTCACCGCTGCCACAGCCCCAGGCCCGCTCACGGCTCAATGCCACCACCTCGGTGGAGCAGGAGAAGAGCGGGGCGCCCCGAGCTCCCGGACCCCAGGTTGGACCTGGACCAGATGTGAGAGACACTGCTGCCCCGGCTGGGCCCCAGGCCTCGCATGCCAGGAGCCAAGAAAGGGTGGATGGAACAG GGCCTGCGAAGGGAGATGTGGACACCCCCTTTGAAGAGGTCCTGGAGAAGGCCAAGGCTGGGGACCCCAAGGCACAGACGGAG GTGGGGAAACGCTACCTGCAGCTTGCCGGCGACGGGGATGAAGAGGTCAACAACTGCACTGCCGTCGACTGGCTGACCCTCGCCGCCAAGCAGGGCCGGCGCGAGGCCGTCAAGCTTCTCCGCCGGTGCCTGGCGGACAGAAAAG GCATCACCTCCGAGAACGAGCAGGAGGTGAGGCAACTTTCCTCCGAGACCGACCTGGAGCGGGCCGTGCGCAAGGCGGCCCTCGTCATGTACTGGAAGCTCAACCCCAAGAAGAAGAAGCAGGTGGCCGTGTCGGAGCTGCTGGAGAACGTGGGCCAGGTCAACGAGCACG ACGGAGGGGTGCAGCCTGGCCCCGTCCCCAAGTCGCTGCAGAAGCAGAGGCGGGTGCTAGAGCGCTTGGTCAGCAGCGAAT CCAAGCGCTACATAGCGCTGGACGACTTCGTGGAGATCACCAAGAAGTACGCCAAGGGCGTCATCCCCGCCGACCTGTTCCTGCAGGACGACGACGATGACGAGCTGGCAGGCAAGAGCCCCGAGGACCTGCCCCTGCGCCTGAAG AGGGTGTTACAGGTGGAAGGACCGTGCGGACCAAGGGCCCGGCCATGGCTGAAACGGCGG GTGGTCAGGTACCCGCTACACGTCATCATGGAGCTGAAAGAGTACCTGATCGATGTAGCGTCCCGGGCGGGCGTGCACTGGCTGTCCACCCTCGTGCCTACCCACCACATCAACGCCCTGGTCTTCTTCTTCATCGTCAGCAACCTCACCATCGACTTCTTCGCCTTCTTCGTGCCCCTGGTCGTCTTCTACCTGTCCTTCACCTCCATGGTCATCTGCACCCTCAAGGTTTTCCAGGACAGCAAGGCCTGGGAGAGCTTCCGTGCCCTCACCAGCCTGCTCCTGCGATTCGAGCCCAACCTGGACGTGGAGCAGGCCGAGGGGAACTTTGGCTGGAACCACCTGGAGCCCTACGTCCACTTCCTGCTGTCTGTCTTCTTCGTCATCTTCTCCTTCCCCATCGCCAGCAAGGACTGCATCCCCTGCTCGGAGCTGGCCGTCGTGTCCGTCTTCTTCACGGTCACCAGCTACATGAGCCTGAGCACCTCGGCCGAGCCCTACACCAGGAGGGCCCTGGTGACCGAGGTGGCGGCCGGCCTGCTCTCCCTTCTGCCGACCGTGCCCGTCGACTGGCGCTACCTGAAGCTCCTGGGCCAGACCTTCTTCACAGTGCCCGTCGGCCACTTCATCGTCCTGAACATCAGCTTCCCCTGCCTGCTCTATGTATACCTGCTGTACCTCTTCTACCGCATGGCCCAGCTGAGGAACTTCAAGGGCACCTACTGCTACCTGGTCCCCTACCTGGTCTGCTTCATGTGGTGCGAGCTCTCCGTGGTCATCCTGCTCGAGTCCACCGGCCTGGGGCTGGTGCGTGCATCCATCGGctacttcctcttcctcttcgcTCTCCCCATCCTGGCGGCCGGCCTGGTGCTGATGGCTGTGGTGCGGTTGGCCCACTGGTTCTTGTCCCTGGAGCTCACCAAGATTGCGGTCACCGTGGTGGTCTGCAGCATCCCCCTGCTGGTCCGCTGGTGGACCAAGGCCAGCTTCTCCGTGGTGGAGATGGTCAAGTCCCTGACACGGAGCTCCATCGTCAAGCTTATCCTGGTGTGGATCACGGCCATCGTGCTCTTCTGCTGGTTCTACGTGTACCGCTCGGAGGGCATGAAGGTCTACAACTCCACGCTGACCTGGCAGCAGTACGGCTTCCTGTGCGGGCCGAGGGCCTGGAAGGAGACCAACATGGCCCGCACCCAGATCCTGTGCAGCCACCTGGAGGGCCACAGGGTCACGTGGACCGGCCGCTTCAAGTATGTCCGCGTGACGGAGATCGACAACAGCGCCGAGTCGGCCATCAACATGCTCCCGCTCTTCATCGGCGACTGGGTGCGCTGCCTCTACGGTGAGGCCTACCCGTCCTGCAGCTCGGGCAACGTCTCCACGGCCGAGGAGGAGCTCTGCCGCCTCAAGCTCCTGGCCAAGCACCCCTGCCACATCAAGAAGTTCGACCGGCACAAGTTCGAGCTCACCGTGGGCATGCCCTACAGTGGCGCCAACGGCACCCGCGGCCCCGAGGAGGACGACGTCACCAAGGACATCGTGCTGCGGGCCAGCAGCGAGTTCAAGGACGTGCTGCTCCACCTGCGCCAGGGCAGCGTCATCGAGTTCAGCACCGTCCTCGAGGGCCGCCTGGGCAGCAAGTGGCCCGTCTTCGAGCTCAAGGCCATCAGCTGCCTCAACTGCGTGGCGCAGCTCTCACCAGCCAGGCGGCACGTGAAGGTCGAGCGGGACTGGCGCAGCACCGTGCACGGCGCCGTGAAGTTCGCCTTCgacttcttcttcttccccttcctgtcGGTGGCTTGA